The sequence CATTGTAACTTTACCCACttacaataatgttaaaaacGGGACATGGTGGTggttgcctgtaatcccagccctctcaggaggctgagaaagggggatcccaagttccaggccagcctcaaaaccttggtgaggccctaagacccttagtgagaccctgcctcaaaataaaaaataaacaaaaaggactggggatgtggttcagtggttaagcaccccgggttcaacaCTCAATAccaagagagagacaaagagaaagagagagagagagagagagagagagagagagggagagagagaaagagaaagagagagggggagagagagagagagagagagagagagagagagagagagagagagagagagagaacacacacacaacacacacaaaccatGGAATTAACTTAATATCACAGTAATAGaacaaatgttctttctgatacaGGGCACTAGAAAAGAATATCACTTCTGCCAAAAGTAATCTGAATCTAGTTCCAAAGAAGCAtcagggaaaaaggagaaaaaaaaaaaaaaaactaaaaagcattctATAAAATAACCAGGAGGTTCAATGTGGATCATGGTAGAAGGCATGCCTGCATGCATAAGGCCATAGGTTTAAATCCCAGCATCTAcacccccacctcaaaaaaaaaaaaaaaaaaaaaagtaattgacctatatttttcaaaactgtcaaggtcaaaaaaaaaaaaaaaaaaactagagatagaccaactgagaaattgttccaaATTAAAGAATATAGAATAAGAagccataaaaacaaaatacaacagtattaccctatgtatatgtatgattgtatgaatggtgtgaatctacattgtgtacaaccatagaaattaaaagttataacccactgaatccaaatgcagtctgtaaaaatttttttaaattttaataaaaaagaatatgtggtTCTAGATTGGACCCAGAATCAAATAAagaaagttttggtttttttttaatttttctgtaatcaTTATTAGGACAACTAGAAAATACCAATACTGATTCAATTCCTGTGTTATGATTATGTAAAAAACTGTTCTTATGTAACTTacaaatgtttcagaaaaaaaaatatgtacagaggagaaaaaaatactaataaaacgTTGTATAAAGTTAACATTTAGAGAATCCAGTGAAATGTATAAGTGAATTCCTTATGTGACTTTTAAGtatgaaatacttaaaaaaataaaagtgaataaaaactCTCATAACATATTCATAGAGAACATCTACCTATGAGgaatagaaaaagcagaaaaatcccCTTATGCTTTATAGTGCCTTTCAAAGCTTATTCagtttgttcaaaaaaaaaacattaccTGATTACAATCCAGCATGCTTCTTGCCACAAATCTGGGGTGAtttcatcatcatcctcatcataTTGCATATCtgcaaacacaaaaatattatatGCAATACCATTAGCTAACACTTTAAGCATAATGTCTGCTGAATAAAAAGCAATCATTTTATCCcgtttttctaaaatttcagcTAATGACATAACAGAATAATATGTCTGTGTCACATAGGTATTCTTCCCATataaaaagagattttattaCAAAGTTTCAATGTAAGTTTGCAAGAATTTGTAAGTTTTCCATCTTCTCCAGaaagttcataaaaattttcaCTTATAGTTAAAGATAATGATAACTAGAAGAAAGCTCAGACATAGTCCTCTAACCAATAAGCTCCTCAGAGACTACAGGAGATCAGGCTAAGGGATAGAACCAGAAAAGGTTCCAATACCTGTGTAACACCCTAAGGTAGAGAGGTCTATTACAGCAACATTTCATACATATACAGGTATAATAAACTATATTTTCTAAAGATGGTCATGATCACATTTCCCATTTCACATGCACTTCTATGATGTGATCTACTATCAAGATATAGTGGTCAATGTATCCTCTCCTTGAATCTGAGTGAATTTTCAACTCTCCGGTAACAAGAATAAAGCTGCATGACTTCAGAAGTTATATCAGAAAGGCAATTCAGTTTTGATCAGCAGAAACACTGGATCCCTGAATTGCCACTAAAAAGTACTACTACTCTGAGGCTGCTTTCTCCTTATGCTCAAACCATAAGGAGAAAGTCACTTACAAGAGCAATCCTAGTCTTTGAGTACTCCTAGTCTGGATGTCAGACATGGGAGTAAACCAGATCCTGTAAACACACACAGGCTATCAAGTCAACACTCAGACCTGCATCTTTCCAGTAGAACTACCAGCATTGTGGGGCAGAGATAAGTCATGCCCAATGCCCTGTACAAATCCCAGAGAACccaaaaatgtaataatttttagGCAAGTAAGTTTTGGAGTAGTTATACAGCCAACAGTCATTTAAACAACAGgcactttaaaaatcattatgcagggctggggagatagctcagccagtagagtgcttgccttgtaaacacaaggtcctgggttcgatccccagcacccaaaaaaaaaaaaaaaaaaaaaaaaaaaatcattatgcaCTGGCACTCAAGTATTAGtcccattttcttctattaaagaATAAGTGtgcttgcacctcagatagagctttaatctccaggatacataaaaaactcaaaaaacttaacaccaaaaaaaataaaaataaaaaatcaacaaatgggagcAAAGGAgtaaacaggcacttcacagaaaaagaaaatcaatcaacaaacatatgaaaagtgttcaacatccctagcaactagagaaatgcaaatcaaaactacactgaaattccatctcactccagtcagaatggaaatcatcaagaatacaagcaacaatacaagttagcaaggatgtggggaaaaaggtacactcatatttgctgatgggactgcagactggtataaccactatggaaagtatggagattccccagaaaacttgcaatggaactaccatttgactcaatcatcccactcctaggtttatacccaaaagatttaaaatcagcatactacactgggcaaggtagtacatgcctgtaatcccagcgactcaggaggctgaagcaggaggatcacagttcaaagccagcctcagcaacagcaaggcacaaaacaactcagtgagatcctgtctctttataaaatacaagtagggctagggatgtggctcagtggttgagtgcccctgagttcaactcccagtactcACCCCACaaaaaatcagcataatatagtgACAAAGTCACaacactgtttatagcagcttaattcacaatagctcaattatggaaccaacccatgCCCTTCAagagacgaatggataaagaaactgtgatatatgtaTGCAACATGGactattacttagccttaaaagaatgaaattatggcatttgctggtaaatggatggaactggagaatattatgctaagcaaactacaccaatcccaaagaatcaaaggcgaattttctctgatacgtggatgctaattcacaataaggaggagAGGGGGGCAAGGCTAGTgatattttggactagacagaggggaatgaagggaggggagggggcatggggataggaatgacagtagaatgaatcagacattattaactTATgagcatatatgattacatgacctatatgtaactctacatcatgtacaatcagacgAATGAGAAGTCATATTTCAttcatgtatgatgtgtcaaaatgtattctactattatgtataactaattagaacaaataaaagtatattttagaaaaaaagaatgtgccCTATAtatctggtttttattctgatttatacatacataatatacatatacataatacacatactaaaaaaaaaatctaagaacagtACCAACTGTGGAGAGGGTTCAAACTGGGCAGTTGGTAAACAAAAATGAGACCTGACACTTTTCAACACTCATATTTTCCAGCTTGTGAGTGATGAGAATATATTACCCAGCCAAAAACTTAAGCTATAAAAaccttttcttgaatttttcttcCACTGAGAGAGTAGTTAAAAAGTAGAGAATATAACAATTCTAAAAGATTTCTAGACAAAAACGATGAATGACACTGAGATGTtgagctattttaaaattttaagctgCTGCTTCTATTTTCTCTATGAGATAGCTAACAGAATGAGAAATATGAAAGATGGCCAGAAAACTgggagctaaaaaaaaaaaaaaaatgaagtttgaaaCAACAGAagtggagggaaagagggagcttaaaaatatatgcaggtgcagtggtacacaccagtaatcccagcaacaaaggaggttgaggcaggaagatcccaagttcaaagccagcctcagcaacttagcaaagacctaagcaactttatgagaccctgcctcaaaataaaaaatagaaaagtctgGGGATGCGACTCAGGACTAAGCaccactgggctcaatcccaggtaccaaaagaaaaagaaagaaaagaatatacattagGCACGACTAAGAATTCTATATGTGAAAAGTAAAAAGACGAATTGGCCCTGTTCAGCAGAATACATATAACCTGAGAACTATGTCATCCTGTGGGAGATTTAAAGGTCATCTTTTAAGGCAATTTATTTAGACTTAAGACTGCAAAAAGTTATGCCAAACTAGACCAACCCTTCACCCTCCAAAATTCTTTGTCCCCGGTGTATTTAATAAGCCTAGTACAATCTGGCAAAACACAGGTGCTCAAAAATCGAGCTATTCAATAAATCAACTGCAACGAAAAGAAATGTGGGGAGAGAATCTCATGAAAtggaagagagatcagtagaggaaagggagcaggagTAGGGAgtagggaagggatgggggaagtGCTTGGGAGAggtattggtcaaattatattgttatacggtgtgcatgtacgaatatggaACAACAAACCCTACCATTATGCACAACtttaatgcatcaataaaaattatgagaaaaaattaaTCAACTGCGACCTCAATGAAAATTGAAAAGCGGGGGTGGGGGGTTAATTCAAGTTCAAACGACtcattagggctggggatatagctcagttggttgagtgcttgcccctcaagcacaaggccctgggttcaaatccccagtaccgcaaaaaaaaaaaaaaaaaaaaaaccactcaatATGGGACAGAACAAGAACAAGACGGTGGAGAGAAACACAGAACCCGACTGGAAACATCAACGCACGTTCCCTGACCCTGCGCCTCTCGCAAGCCCAGTTTGGTTCCGGCCGGGCCTGGGGGATGTTGGGAACACGACAAGGGGCTCCCGGGCGGCGGACGCGGGAGAGAGCCTCAAACCCTCCCTCCACCCACAACCCTCACGCTTCCCTGCTTAAACGGGTCTCCGCCGACTGGGTTTGGATCGTTCACCTACCCTCGTCCGCGTCATACATATTGGCAAAAGGTTCTGGAGCGCCTAACTCGGGAAATCAGAGACAGGCGCAAGACAGCCTCCCCGACCCGAAGAGAGAAGCGAAGTAATTTCCGTCTCCGGAGTTCCCAGAATCCTCTGCGTGCCGCAGCAAGGGCCGCCCACAAACGCCAACGTAGGATTTGCGCCTGCGCAAACAGTAGGATAAAATTAAGCCGGGCAGATTTCTCGCACACAATCTATAGCTGCTAAGAGGACAGCTCCTTTAGGCCAAGGGTCGGTTCCAGACGGTCAAAGCTtttggtctgttttgtttttcagtgtagTTGCACAAATAATGACCCCCGAAATATAGCCAGTGTATTAATGAAAGGACGTGGACGTTATGGACGTGGGTCCGCAGCATTCTATGCccattttttgtgatttttctaagGACAACTTGTGGCACGTTGAAGAATGCCCCAAAGCATTCACTACTTTTTTCTGTCCACCTAACTCCTTGATGGtaccttctcaattttaagtgGGGTCTGCAGCCTCAGTTTCATCGCGAGAACTCACGGGGCTTCACGCGCCGCGCACAGTTCCCACGTGCCCCGGCTTTGGTCTCGGGTTTCGCTCACTTCTGGAGCTCTAGGTAGAGTCGGCGGTCGTGGCTCCGCCCCGCTGTGGCTTCGATCCCCATGCTGCCCGTACGCCGGACGCGTAGGCTGCTGTGGCAGTTTCTGCAGGGATGGGCGCCCGCGGTGGCGCGCCATGGCCTCCCAGATTCGCTTCTGGAGAGGAGATGCGCGGCCGCCTTCTTCCAGCACCCATCCCTCCTGGGACGTGGGCTTCCTCATGACACCACAGCGACTAGGGACTATGATGGAAGCTCTGACACGGAAGAGCGTTTTGTGTTCCCCGAGTATGTCCCGAAGCCCCCGCCCGCACCAAGTCATGAGGAGAAGTTTCGcgagctgctgcagctgcagcaggagAAAGAGCGACAAAAGGAGCGGCGGAAGGAGGAACGACTCCAGCAGAAGCTACGGGTCGGCCGCCGCCCGCGCCCGGTTGTGCAACTCCCAGACCCGACACTGCCTCCTAGCGGCCTGAACTGCACGGGCTGCGGGGCAGAGCTGCATTGCCAGGACCCCGGCATGCCCGGTTACCTGCCCAGCGAGAAGCTCTCCAGCGCGGCGCGGGCGGACAGCGGACCGGTACGGCTCGTGTGCCAGCGCTGCTGGCTGCTGGTGCACCATCGGCGCGCCCTGCGCCTGCAGGTGAGCCGCGAACAGTACTTGGAACTGGTGAGCGCCGCGCTGCGGCGGCCAGGGCCAGCGCTGGTGCTCTATATGGTAGACCTGCTCGACCTGCCCGACGCCCTGCTGTCCGACTTGCCCACGCTGGTGGGCTCCAAGCAGCTCATAGTGCTAGGGAACAAAGTAGACCTTCTCCCCCAGGATGCTCCTGGCTACCGGCAGCGGCTCCGGGACAGGCTATGGGACGACTGTATCCGTGCAGGGCTCCTACCGGCCCCTGGCCACCAAGGACCACAGCAGCCCGGCGGGGACAAGCCACGGGACGCGAAAGAGAATTCGAATCCGTCGACCTGGTCGCGCACTGTGGTCAGGGACGTAAGGCTGATCAGTGCCAAGACTGGCTATGGAATCGAAGAATTGATCTCCGCACTTCAGCGCTCCTGGCGCTACCGTGGCGATGTCTACCTGGTGGGCGCCACCAACTCCGGCAAGTCCACTCTTTTTAACACACTCCTGGAGTCTGATTACTGCACCGCAAAGGGCGCCGAGGCCATCGACAGGGCCACCATCTCCCCGTGGCCAGGTGAGGCTTAAGAGGCTGAATTGCTGAGAAATTGGACATCAGGTCTTGGCCACAGGCACGTCTTTCCTTAACGTCCAAGTTGGGGTACCTGGAACCTTCCCTTTAAAAATTCTCTCCTACCCCGTTGCTCACCTCTCTTCTGTGTCATCTTAGTGCATCGAAATTCAGTGTATGTTGTTTTCTAGCAGAAATGTTTATGGAGAGCTTTTATGTTCCACTCACTACTAGACACTGGAAATAACACCAGGAAACAAAGCTAAGTTCCCACTTTCTTGGAGATTTCCCTTGCAGCTTActtctttgtatgttttttcttgaaaattgtgcttccttttttttttaatttttactctgTGAACCTCCCTCCACTCCTCAAGTCTTACTGTTCACATCCTCAGTTTATTCTTAGGACCATTATACCATACATACATAACATCTGAATAATTCGTTAATGCAATATAGTGTGTGGCTTTGCTGAGAAGTGTTACTTTTCTGACTTATAAGAAACTTCTGTAATTGGAAACAGTTCTTCTGTGACCCTCTTCATATTTAAATTCACAAAACTAACTGCCCCATTTGTTCCCTTGAAATCGGGGTTTAATTGCATTggttagcttttttctttttttttttttttttctttttcattttttgttttggtaccagggattgaacacaggtgcTTTAagactgagccatatccccagcccttttattttgagacagggtctcactaagttgctgagtctggctttgaacttgtgatcctgttgcctcagactcctgagagggctgtgattacaggcatgtgccagtgtaCCTGGTCTGGTTAACTGTTTTTTATCTTGCACTTTGGTTAGAATATACACAGAATTGACTACAGCCTTGCCATTTTGAATGCACCCAATCACATTTGACTTGTTTTTGTACTGGATAGCTGTATGGAAATGGGAATAATCAGGTACCAGATTTTGTATTCAATCCCTGGGTTAGCCTATGAGCCAATCTTTAAGactatttcctcatttgtaaaatggcaaTAATTTTATAGAAGGTTGTCATGGAGGTTGAGTGAGCTGAATCACAGCCAACATAGTGTAGATCctcagaaatttttgttttcctcctcttgaccccttttctaaaaacatttattttttgatacttcAGGTACTACATTAAACCTTCTGAAGTTTCCTATCTGCAACCCAACTCCTTACAGAATGTTTGCAAGAcataaaagacttaaaaatgatGCAAATAAAGCTGAAGAAGATCTTAGTGAACAAGAACAAAATCAGCTTAATCTCTTTAAAAAGCATGGTTATGTAGTTGGTAAGTGCCCTTTTTCAGAAAACCCTTGTTGATTAAATGCTAAAATTCTTTGTTGGGACCTGCAATACAGCTGTCTTAAGCTAGCCAGTTTCTGAGGGAAGagacttctttccttcttttggaaCAGAGGCCCTTTAGAGGCAAGGGCTATGCTATTTGGAAACCTACACCAGTACAGGTGGTAATGGCCATTGATTCTGTGCAGCGCTTTACATTAGGTTATCCCTCTTTTTCAGCTTTGCTTTACTGAAAACTGATTTTCAGTGCTGTCTGTCTCAGTGTACAGCTAACCCCACCCTTAATCATTTTAAGATTGCCTTTGGGGGGGGGAAACAGGTATCATTATAGTCTTACTTCCATACATACACTGTAGTTTGACTTAGTGAATCATTTgagataaacataaaaattgtctGCCTGGAAATCAAAAGCATCGAAGGAGCAACTGATAACCTCAATATCATTCATTCTAGGAAGAGTTGGAAGAACATTCTTATAttcaaaagaacagaagaaagaaggtACCTTTGAGTTTGATGTTGATTCGCTTGCCTTTGACGTGGGAAATGAACCTGTCATGGTTGTGGAGAAATCCACCAAACAGGTAGAATTGACTCCACAAGATGTGAAAGATGCCCACTGGTTTTATGACACCCCtggaattacaaaagaaaattgtgtaagtatttggtttcttttataaacttttactttCAGTTGCAGAAGTACTGTCTTAATTGGTAAACACCAGAAAAGAGGTATACTTCCACTTTAGAGTTAGTTCTGATTCATTCATAAAAGCAGCTAGGGGCAAGTCTATATGTCATCAAATCTCCGTTTGGTAAACATCACTGAAGACAACCTCCTTATATTATGGTTATAGTTGTTAAGTTAGTTATGTGTTTACAGGATCCTAAATTTTGATGTTGGAAGAAATCATAAATACCACTGCAGTCCCACTCCCTATTCCATTGTTGAATTCCCTCCATAACATATCCATCACAGGGTCATCCAGCTTGAACTGAAATAAGGAGTGACTCACTATTAGGTGAAGCAGTGGCACATAACCTCACCAGGTCTTTGACCTGATGTTTGTCTTGCACTGAACAGTTTTCCTATAACTTGTACTCATTGTTCCTCAAAACTGTATAGAACAAACAATACTTATTTTCCTGCCAGACCTTGAAATACTTTAAATTGTTAGTCCTGTCAAATgagcataatttaattttttccactttttttttagGTGAGCATAATTTAGAATCAGATTAATTGAAACTGTCTTGCCTTTAGGcctctttttaatccaattgcAGGATCTCATGAGTAACTTCAATTTTGTcttaattaagtatattttgcTCTGTTATAGACTTATTAAATCTCAcaactttttattatttgcagTGTTGATCTTTATCCAAGTCATTGGCTTACGTGGGCATCTGGGATACAACCTCACAATAGTTCCATTAATCTCTTCCTTTGAGTCTGGCTACTGCCAGTTTTTAATTATCCTAATTATCCATCTCCCTGTGAAACAACACTGGTTTCTTAGGTACTTTCCTTTGTCTTATCAGGTTCACTTACTATTTCATTCTCAGAATCATATACTCTTTGGTGTTCCGCATCATAAGATCATatagacattttaatatttaatgccCTCCTAGAGTACACTCATGCTCAGTCTTTTCTTCTTTAGCAGTCCAGTACTATACAGTAACTGGACTGCTTTGTAATGATGTTCTATTACTGTAACTTCACCAACTCTTTCCTTTCATACTCATTTAGGTCAAGATACTCATTACTTCAGTCATGTACTCTCATGTGAAATAGTTGGGTCAgaatttgcaaaatatttctaGCCAGCAGAATAAGTCTCTCTGTGATATAAAAATCTATCAgatagccaggcacggtggctcataactactgagcaacatccctaacccttttttattctttattttgagacagggtctcagtaaattgttcagggccttgctaaattgctgagactggctttgaacctcttgccttagcctcctgagctgctaggattacaggcatgagccactgtacccagctaaatTCACAAGATTGTTTACCTTAcctgtgctaaggattgaacccaggccctcatgtGTGGTAGGCAGGCATTCTGTCACTTAcctacactcccagccctcttttctcttttaatctgatttttttccccttaaatctTACTAGAATCTTTTActtcctatttttccttttccattttctctagtCTTTAAGAAATCTTCATTTGTTTAAGACTTGGCAAATCTATATTTGCCAagctgtaatcccaactacttgggaaactgaggcaagaaaatataaagtttgaggcaagcctagGCAATTTAAGTGAGGCTCAGTCTTAAAAAAAGAGATCCGAGGATGTAGCTTAGCCCTAGGGTACCACCTAGCATGCAgtagtctctgggttcaatccccagtactacccaaaaaaaaaaaaaaagaaagaaatcctcaTTCTTATATAAGCCAGAGAAAGCATAActttttctcagttcttcctgAATATTCAGGGGAAATAAGGATATTGAAGTCCAGAATTTAGAAGGAGGTCCTGAATTTAGAAGAGCTTGAAAGTTCTTCACTTACATACACCTAGAATAGGGTGATCTTTTTGCATCTGATACATACATACTTAATCACTAGGACATGAGGTTACAGTCTATTAGTTTAAACTGGAAACTACTGTTCCCAGAAGACCTGAGCATATGTTTTCTTCCTTGGTATTGATCCTGCAGTGTTTTCAGGTTCATACCAATTTAGACATTGTAGGATACTGCTGACATAGAAAGTCTCATATAGTTATGAAGTTATTTTGTCACTGCTCAAGACTCAGTTGTGAAATGAGTAGAACCACCAATAAATTGAGATCAATTTAGACAGAAAGAATAAAGTTTATGTGTGGCTAACTGACATATTTGGTTTATCTTGAAGTCAAGTTTTTCTCATCACATAGGTGAATCacaaaatacaatattttcaataaaagtaattctCTATAACACTTTTGCTTCACAGATTTTAAATCTTCtaacagaaaaagaagtaaatattgtTTTGCCAACACATTCTATTGTTCCAAGAACTTTTGTGCTTAAACCAGGAATGGTTCTATTTTTGGGTGCTATAGGCCGCATAGATTTCCTGCAGGTAAGAAAAATCTGTACTATTCAAAAATTACTAAGTATTAGGATGCACTCCAAGGAAGCAGATACATGGcaaaatgtttatataattaaatCATGATTGTATATggagtttcttattctttttttatatgtttggaaatttccataataaaaacttgcagaaaaatttgaaaaaatgtcttaaaaactATATCTACAATAATATATTGATAGTGCCTCATACAACTTAGCATTTAAGACCAGATTCTGTCCCTTTCCTATGCTGTTGTTTCACAAGGAAATCATAAGATCACACCTCTAGATCCGGAACTAGTATGCATTGAAGTAATTCTGCACTTCTTTAtgatatatatcttttttatatattctttttgcttGGTATTCATCCATATAATACCATTCTGGGGATTTTAAAGCATCTATAGAATCATTCTTCATTTTGCCAaagtgaagagaagaaaggaaaacaaaatatggaTATGTCTAGCCACATGCAACTAACAGGACATTGCAATAGCACATTCCTTGGGTTTTGTGTTTGTTCGTACTTTGTTGGAAATTTTAGCCTTACACACCTAAAACCCTTGTATGTTTCATTAAGGTCCATAAGTTGTTAACATTTTGTACCTAACTTTAgtagtttcaacaagtctgtaaAAGTCATAGTCTTACAGTTGACATGAATTGTAAAATGCACTCCTTTCATATTATGCTCTTTTATAGGTAGTTGTGTAATTTGATTACAGCTGCTGTCGTTACCAGTTCTTACAAAGGGAGTttgatttggtttctcatttttttaCTGTACGTTGTAATGAGGTTTTCCAGGTTTTTCAAtgggtaaaataatttttctcctcctttcttaaGGGAAATCAGTCCGCTTGGTTTACAGTTGTGGCTTCTAACTTCCTCCCCGTGCATATTACTTCCTTGGACAAGGCAGATGCTTTGTATCAGAAGCACGCAGGTCATACATTACTTCAGGTAGGCAACCAGCTTGACGACTGCACAGTTATAGTTGGTACGCCCTGTCATGTTCCCACAACCCTGCTAAGAAAGCTTGTATTGGACCAAACCATCTGTTATGCATCATACAACAGCTAGCTAACCTCTTACCTCATTCTCTCTGAATATTCTGGCTATAAAGCAAAATTGGCTCTATCTGAAAAAGAACTGATCCTAGAAGAGCCACAGAACTGTGTTTTCTGTAGAGTATACTGTCTAGTATGGCAGCCACACTAGCCACATATACATATGGCTATCTAAATTTAAACACATTggttaaaatcaaataaaatttaaaataaggttaTTTAGTCACACTAGCCATTTTTCAAGTGCCCAGTAGTCACATCATTGCAGCGTTGTACTGGATAATGCTGAGTGAAGAGAAGTCATAGATTTTATCACAACTGGAAGATGCTACTGGCCTCTAATGAGTGAGGTCACATGATGCTAAACATCCTGCAATGCACAGTGGATCTCCTGATCCCCTCACAACACTGAATGATCTGgttgctaggcatggtggcacacgcctcaagctccagctactctggaggttgaggcaggagtatggcaGGATCGAGGTCAGcttggacaacttagtgaaattctgtctcaaaaaggagctgggcatgatggtgtaTGCCTAttatcctagcaacttgggaggctgaggcaggaggatcaaaagttcaagaccagcctcagcaacttagcaaggtcctatttcaacataaaaattaagaaataaaatgggctgggggtatagctcagtgttaaagcacccctgggtttaatctccagta comes from Sciurus carolinensis chromosome 10, mSciCar1.2, whole genome shotgun sequence and encodes:
- the Noa1 gene encoding nitric oxide-associated protein 1; the encoded protein is MLPVRRTRRLLWQFLQGWAPAVARHGLPDSLLERRCAAAFFQHPSLLGRGLPHDTTATRDYDGSSDTEERFVFPEYVPKPPPAPSHEEKFRELLQLQQEKERQKERRKEERLQQKLRVGRRPRPVVQLPDPTLPPSGLNCTGCGAELHCQDPGMPGYLPSEKLSSAARADSGPVRLVCQRCWLLVHHRRALRLQVSREQYLELVSAALRRPGPALVLYMVDLLDLPDALLSDLPTLVGSKQLIVLGNKVDLLPQDAPGYRQRLRDRLWDDCIRAGLLPAPGHQGPQQPGGDKPRDAKENSNPSTWSRTVVRDVRLISAKTGYGIEELISALQRSWRYRGDVYLVGATNSGKSTLFNTLLESDYCTAKGAEAIDRATISPWPGTTLNLLKFPICNPTPYRMFARHKRLKNDANKAEEDLSEQEQNQLNLFKKHGYVVGRVGRTFLYSKEQKKEGTFEFDVDSLAFDVGNEPVMVVEKSTKQVELTPQDVKDAHWFYDTPGITKENCILNLLTEKEVNIVLPTHSIVPRTFVLKPGMVLFLGAIGRIDFLQGNQSAWFTVVASNFLPVHITSLDKADALYQKHAGHTLLQVPMGGEERMAEFPPLVAEDITLEEGLGESEAVADIKFSSAGWVAVTPHLKDRLHLRGYTPRGTVLTVRPPLLPYIVNIKGERIKKSVAYKTKKPPSFVSNLQKKKKTNV